Proteins from a genomic interval of Massilia sp. KIM:
- the paaB gene encoding 1,2-phenylacetyl-CoA epoxidase subunit PaaB, whose translation MSKEWPLWEVFIRSQHGLAHKHVGSLHAPDAEMAINNARDVYTRRNEGVSIWVVRAADIVASSPADKEALFEPANSKVYRHPTFFPMPEEVKNL comes from the coding sequence ATGAGCAAAGAATGGCCGCTGTGGGAAGTCTTCATCCGCAGCCAGCACGGCCTGGCCCACAAGCACGTGGGCAGCCTGCACGCGCCCGACGCCGAGATGGCGATCAATAACGCGCGCGACGTCTACACCCGCCGCAACGAAGGCGTCTCGATCTGGGTGGTGCGCGCCGCCGACATCGTGGCCAGCAGCCCGGCGGACAAGGAAGCCCTGTTCGAGCCGGCCAACAGCAAGGTCTACCGCCACCCGACCTTCTTCCCGATGCCGGAAGAAGTCAAGAACCTGTGA